The Pseudophryne corroboree isolate aPseCor3 chromosome 12, aPseCor3.hap2, whole genome shotgun sequence genomic sequence GACCCCCCCCAATCCCTCTGATCTCATGTGACCCCCCCCAATCCCTCTGATCTCATGTGACCCCCCCAATCCCTCTGATCTCACGTGACCCCCCAAACCCTCTGATCTCACGTGACCCCCCAAACCCTCTGATCTCATGTGACCCCCCCAAACCCTCTGATCTCATGTGACCCCCCCCAAACCCTCTGATCTCGTGACCCCCCCAAACCCTCTGATCTCATGTGACCCCCCCCAAACCCTCTGATCTCATGTGACCCCCCCAATCCCTCTGATCTCATGTGACCCCCCCCAATCCCTCTGATCTCATGTGACACCCCCCCCCTAATCCCTCTGATCTCGAGACCCCCCCCAATCCCTCTGATCTCATGTGACCCCCCCCAATCCCTCTGATCTCATGTGACCCCCCCCCCAATCCCTCTGATCTCATGTGACCCCCCCCCAATCCCTCTGATctcatgtgacccccccccccaatccctctGATCTCATGTGACCCCCCAATCCCCCTGATCTCatgtgacctccccccccccccctgataagACCATAGTAATCTCTTGTCCCCCACACCCCATAATAATCTGAGGCACCTCCCCGACCCCCCCTGCAGCCGTCTTCAGTAACCCCCCCTCCTGTGTATCACTCCCCCGGAGCTCACCTCGCCCGTAGCCCTGGGTGTGTTTAGCGAAGCTCCGCACCACGGCCTCCACCGCTTCCCGCAGCACCGCCGGGTTCCCCGGACTGCCGAGCCCCAGCGCCCCCGGGACCCCCAGGCCGAGCGGGGGAGGAGGAGCCGAGGCCTGGGAGGCGGAGCTACCGGTCACTCCGGGCCTGAGGGAGCGTAGTGTTCCGCCGGACAAGCCGGCCCCGACCCCCGGCTGCAGCCGCTGAGGACGCACCGACTCCATGACCGGATAACGGGACTGAGAGGGACCGAGCTGTCACTCAGCGACTGGAGGGGTGGAGCTCAGCACCGCCAGCCAATCACCAGCTTCCCACACCAGAGGGGGCGGGTCTACCCGGCCGGATAACGCGACTGAGGATACTGAACTGTCACTCAACTGGAGGAGGGGAGGAGCCCAGCACCGCCAGCCAATCATCAGCCTTATCTGCCATAATGGGCGTACATTTTTCGGCCGAATAACGGATTAAAGAAAGATCTGTCACTCAGATAATtaagggggaagggctgataccaacTGACCAATCATTAGCCTTTAATCATACTATAGGGCGGAGTCTATGACTATACCGCATCTAAAAAAACTAGCATCCTGCATGCGATTACCATTCACCAATCACAAGTCTGAGCCTGTGGCGCGGGGCGGGGCTCAGACGTACTGTGATCAGCTGTCAGCGGAGGGGCGGGCGCTTTGTATGTAGCGCTGTGTGGTTGCTGTGGTGACGGCTCCCTGGTGGAGCTTCGCGCTGTTACTGAGTCTGACCCTCGCAGAGCCTCGTCGTCCTGTACCCGGAAGTGTTATTCTGGTTTGTGATCTTTACACCCGTACGGGTCACTCACGGCGGCCTCATGGACTCCTGGGTCCGGTTCAGCGGCCAGAGCCAAGCCAAGGAGCGGATCATCAGGTGAGCCCACTGCTCTCACTCTTCCCACCACAGATCCCTGCTCATGTATCATGAGGAACCACAGGTTCCAGCATGCCCCCTGCCAGCCTCTGGgtaatacagtatgttgctcagaggtgacagagtgtgtgtgtgttttttttcttctccagctgttgtgggactacaagtcccagcatgctctccACCAACCTGTGGGTAATATATATCCCAGAGGTGACAGTGAGTCTCCGGCTATTGTggtactacaagccccagcattccCACCACCAGCCTGTGGGTAATATATATCCCAGAGGTGGTGACAGTGAGTCTCTGGCTGTTGTGGTACTACAAGCCCAAGCATTCCCACCACCAGCCTGTGGGTAATATATATCCCAAAGGTGACAGTGAGTCTCTGGCAGTtgtggtactacaagtctcagcattccCACCACCAGCCTGTGGGTAATATATATCCCAGAGGAGACTgagcttgtgtctctccagctgttgtgggacTACAAGCCCCATCATGCCCCCTGCCAGCCGCAACAAATAGCCAAAGGTGTTGCACAGAGCTGGCAGCTCCCATTCAGTCTCCTCCTCTGTTTGATCAGCGCAGAGCTTTGGGCTTGCCGGGCTGCCCACCACTGATCTATACTCTAGTCCTCCTACTGACCAGACCGTGCAGTCTGCATTTTACTGGTGGCCTTTATGACTTAACGCTCTCATGTGGAACTATTGCGCTAGACTGCAGCCCCAGAGGCCTTAACAAATCTCTGCGACGCTACAGCGGGATAGTACTCTGCAGCCTCCTTCATGGATGTAGACGTAGTTAAATGAGTAACCACCAATTATATTTAATACATTGTAAGGTTTAAAATAAGAGTTTGATCATCTTATTGCATAAATTATCCTAATATCAAATGAAAGCTAAGGGTGTTACCTTGTGAACACCCTCAGTGTGGTATATTCTGCGGATGGTGATATCTGCATTGATTGGAGGAAGAGCGGAGACCTTTCAGCATCGGAGGTTAGTTAGGTGTGGGTGGAACGTGAGGCTGCCCTCTGATTGGATAGGAGTGGATCCACCCTAGCATGTGCTGTGCGCACTCCACGCCCCGTGTGTGATACAGTAGTAGACATCCAGCAGTAACGCTGAtattactgttatgatgttccgtcattttgacggtaaCACTTGTGTACAGAGCCTATGTATTCTGAACTTTTCCTTCTTCGTTGTAGAGCTGCCCAATATGCCTGCACATTGCTGGGGTACTCTCTGCAGAAAAGCGGAGCCAGTGCGGAACTGGTTGCAACTCTGAAACGGCTGGAGTCACACCTGAGCCTGGGCCGGAAGTGTAAGTAGTGGTCAAAACCTCCACCTAACTGGACCATAGTAGCTAGCCGTCCGAGTCATCTGCCCTCTTCTTTTTCATAGTGTTCCGGTTGGGTAACTCAGTAGATGCCTTGGAGTCGGCCAAGCGGGCCATTCACCTCTCCGACGTCGTCTTGAGGTTCTGCATCACGGTGAGCCACCTCAACAGAGCCATGTATTTTGGCTGCGACAACATCCTGTGGCTGGGGAAGAGCGGTCTGTCTCGGGAGTTGGACCAGGAGAAGTGGAGCCAGCGCTCGTTCAGGTTGGACCcctgtggttttgtctgtcccaCTCTGCCATTGTGTTTTCATGATCCTGACTCGCTTTGGTGTTTGTATACCATTGTAACCAGTCTTCTGCTCACTTATGAAGCTTGATGTCCTCCTTGCAGATATTACCTCTTCTCCCTCATCATGAACCTGAGCCGGGACCTCTATGAGCTGAAACTCCTGATGGAGGTGGAACAGGGCCAGAAGCGTCCATCCTCTAAAGCTTCAGCAGAGAACGGGGAGATGTCTTGCAGGAATCGCCCACCACGCCAGGTCTTGGGGCTCCAGCTGCACCTGCTACTCCATGTCCTCCGTTGCAACCCTCCACTTCTCCTAGACGTGGTCAAGAATACTTGTGACCTCTTCATCCCCCTGGACAAGCTGGGACTGTACAAGACAAACCCTGGCTTTGTGGGGTTGTGTGGCCTGACATCCTCCATACTGTCCATCCTGACCATTGTCCACCCCTGGCTGAAGCTGAAGCCATGATGTGGGCCCGCTGACCCATGCTTATTTCTTAATTAATCTTAATTTAAGACCCTTGCGGAACTGGCTGGTTGGCGCAGAGCCTGGCCGGGCTAGGAGCATGAGAACTCTGTTATAATATAACGGTTGtatctgaggctgtgtattgtacacctAGGAAACATGAGCGGGTGACCCGGGGGGCGCGGAGCGGGATGGGAAATTTCACCGTATGTTCGTGCACCTAGCAGGAGAGGGGCGCTGTAACGACACAGAGTCGGCTGGATAGGAAGTTTGGACTGACACCTCACGTCGTTAGGTCTGTGCTATAATCACAGCACAGTCACAATGCGTTTACAGTGCGCAGAGCAGGGGCTGTGTTTTTTTAGATTGCTGCATATCCTGCCTAGGTAACATGGCTGTACAGGTGGCCAGTGATCTCTAAGCAGGGACTGACTCATTTACCAATAAATATTCTCAATGTTTTCACTAGTGGTGTGTAGTTTCACCTTGCAGCCTGCAGGGGGCGCACTGTCTCCAGCAAACAACATTTATTTTCCCAATGAAAACTATGTTGTCAGGAAAAGCCTTACGCCTGTGCTCTAGCCGAGTGGCTGCCTGTGACCTGTTGTTGGGACACGGTGTAGGGCTCCCCTGTCATTACCATGTATTACTCAGCAGTCCTAAAACGCTCCGCTGTGACTTCTGATTATTACTGTATTAATTCTGCCCACTCCCATGAGATATTTCACCTCTACTTCTAACTGTGAATTCAGCCCCTGTGCAGATTACCGGCCCCTCTGTATCACGATTAACCACTTACAGTGCCGTCGCCTATTGCTGGGGAGGTCACCGTCTGTCACCGCCCCTCTTCTGTACCTCTACATATATACGTAACTGGAAGAAAGCGCCGGATAGTTGTAAGGACCAGTAACGTAAATAATCTGTACTTGGCTCCTGTTATTCTCCATAAGAGGCTTCAGGTGGCTCATTTTCCGGAAATGTACTAAGCattacagagagataaagtaccagacaattaaTTGTCATgctacagggtgtgtttgaaaaatgacaggagctgattggctagtagtcattatggggcagatgtattaagcctggagaagtgataaagcagcaatAAGTGCacagtgataacacaccagccaatcattacagatttgaaaaatgtcaggagctgattggcggtGGAGTTAttatcttccacttatcactgctttatcatttctccaggcttaatacatctgccccaatgtgtcatAGAGATAAAACTGTCGTGAACATAGGAATTGGTAATTAAAAGGCTAACGCCAGCACAAAAGGAGACTAATGTTAACGTACGACCGCTTGAGCGAGCATCGCTTCCCCTCCCCCTTGAATTTCCCATTCACGTGAACTGGGACAATCAGTAAGAGGAAAGAAGAACATGGCGACATTACAGCCGATGAAGACCCCCGGCAGATTGAATTAATCCTGTCTCCTACAAAGTTTTCTATACTACCTAATAGATATTTTACACTGTTGTTATGTGactagattggttgctatgggttacagagcTTTGGTGCGCTGTAACCCATAGAAACTAACCAGGCGTCTTCTGTAACCACAGCAACCAGATGTCTGGAGGTAACCATAGAAACGAACAAGGTTTTTTGCGGTATGTATAATAACTAATCGGGTCTCTCATGATGCCCACACACGGTGAGATCTGTGCCAGGTGCGATTTGAGCATAtacaatgggtggtattcaattcttttcacccccttccacacccgttctgtttctgctgatgggtgtggtataatcatttcagctcgctatccccGGGGTAGCGAggacgcccaaccctttacgcagctaaacctgattattatgGGCGTGATAACGAGGATCaccttagaaaggagattgggggtgatgtatcatttgaataccgcccaatgtgtgCTATGCAATTTGGACTTAAGAGGTATGAGATTTGCATTACACCCGATTTTGACTACTctacaatatgtaatgtatgcgatgtagtacaaaaatacctgcctgcacatactattttgtctTGCGATATCGactatgcgggagcgcgcatcgtatcGCAAAGGAAAATAAACACTGTGCAATTTGAACTAGACGCGATGCAATTTGAACTAAAAATATCAAATCGCACGCGATAATCGCACTGTATGTGGGCACCATTAGACTAATAAAAGCTGGCCTCTTGTTGCTGTGGGTTACAGAAGATGGGTGCAAGAAGCGATGGTGTGCTGTAACCATAACAGCCAGCCAGCTCTCTACTTCTACCTGTCATCTTTTTTTGTTGCTATGGGTTACCACACATGGTTGCAAAGTGTGGTACTGTAtactgttgtccatagcaaccaaccgGGTGATTAAAGACTGCCGTAGAAACCAATCAGCATTCTGCTTGTAACTGTCTAGTCCTGCTAACGACAGCTGACATCGTAATGGTTGCTATGGGTTAAAGCGTTATTAAACCCCATAAGACGTGTAATGTGTGAGGAACCATGGTATACAGACTTTGAGGACCCCAATGAAAAGAATAATATCTGACGAACAATCTAACTTTTGCAAgtaataaaaacaatttaattaTGTGAGAATTTGTTAATAATGTGCTGTAATTTTGTAAATAATCCTGGCTTGTGACCACAGATTAAATATTCACCTTTTACTCCTGTGTTTTATTTTGCGTGTGTGTGTGCCTAGTGGAACTGACAACCTACACACAAAGGATGGGGTGATATGACGCTGCTAGCGGGGGAATGTATGGAGAGCCGTGCGCTGCGCTCTGACGGACTGGGCCGAGAAACGTTTACCTCATAGAATGGTTCTGGATGATGTCTGTGCCTCTATGCACTTACCCAAAGGGAACACTGCAACTAACTGGCTAACCTCACGCAATGCTGATATGCTTGCTGTGGGCCGATGCTTTAAGTACTGCGCGTGCAATGAAGTCCAACTGCGCATACGTCCTGTTCCTGTGAGGTCATAGGGGATGGCTAAGCAACCGCAAGTAGGTCAATGGCGGCTGCGCCTAAAGTCCTGCTCACACACGGAGAAACTTCACTCGATCCTCAggtcccccaacagttcatgttttccaggtctcacagaatcaaggGTGAACTAATTAGCtcaacctgtgcacctgctgggtgacctgcaaaacctgacctgtttggggtcctgaagacTGAGGGCGAaaagtactaagcagtaataagcatggagaagtgagccagtgcagaagttgcccatggcaaccaatcagctgctctgtacaacatgaaagtatgcaaattatgaatgttacatcaatgctgattggttgccatgggcaacttctccactggctcacttctccacttttatcatttcCCCCTGAGTTTGAGAATCAATATCCTATCCAGTTGCTGATTTCACCTATGGGCTGCTGGAATGAAGTCCTCCCAAGTAAGATCCATCACCTCACGGCATGGGCttgtgattgccgctttaaaaaaacgtccaagatcagccggcatctcgcacctccggcgTCATTACATTCGGCCCATAATGTGTGATGTGAGGAGATGTGACGTTGGACATGTTGTGTGTGACCACAAGTGATGTGGCAGCCTTTGTGGTGTCCCACTTCTGAGAATAATGGAACCTCAGAGTAAGTACAGACTATGCTAATTCAGCCATTTGCAGCGCAGTGAGGGGACGTTCCCCTCGATAATTCCAACCGGGATTCCTGGAGTCACAACTGTGGCAGGTTCTAAGAAGAATTCTGATAGTTGCCATTATATCTTGGCTTGTTTCCTCAGGCTGCTGTTAATGGTTCATAGTTCTGCACATGGTCATGTGACTGCCATGGCAACCACAGTAACATGGCAGATGATACAGAGAGCAGGAAGAATGTTATCAAACACCCCTCTGGTTGGTCAGTGTCCTATAAAATCCTCCATTTCCTCTTGTGTCTGACTGACAGACCTACTTCACACCTTCCAGAGAGATTTTATATTGATGTTGGGGTGACAGCTCAGCTTTACATGGGGTGTCCATATTCATCTTTTTGTTGACGTTTAGTTCCCACTCCCCCCGCTATGTTTTAATGCAGGGGTAAGCAATGTGTGGTGCtccccagctgctgtagaactacacatcccagcatgccctgcttgcTGTCAGGGCATACTAAAActggggtaggtcatgctgggatgtgtagtgccacACGTTGCCTACACCTGGCTTAACGGATTATATGATGACCATTAGGAGTTTGCTCGGACCGCTGAATCAGTCATACTTTCTTATAGGCATAAAGGGGGAAATCTTGGATATTAAGATTTTTTTCAcaggtatcaaatcttggagagagatatagggtCATAAATCTTCTGAATGTGAATATAGCAATAATATTCACTGCATTCAGACCATCACTAAATCCTGGGCCGAACATCTCCGAAGGGAGCGGGAATTCAGCTCGTGAGTGCCAGCGGGTTACATTCAGGATGCCAGACACCTCAAAGTGGAGGCACGTGGCACGGCCCGTGAAAGAGGTGACAAGGGGGCCTCATTTTATTCAGATCTGCCGTCCCTCTAATTATTGACATTTAAAATAGAACCGCAGTCAGGCCCGAGCCCTCGCTGTCTGCCTCCGATTCCGTGCCAGGGGCCGGCTGTTACGGGGCACATGACAAACGTGCCAGGGCTGTGTCTGGCATTGCCATGTGAATGAAGCGATGGGCTATACCGCTGCGCAGTAAATCGGCCTTCTCTCCTGTCACTACAGGGGCAGCTCTGTACAGAAGGGAAATTCAGAGACTACTAAATTATCAGTAAGTATTCAAAGTGAGAAGTAATTACATCCACCCTCAGGAGTCCAGGCCGCGCTAATCGTCCTATTATTTCACCGCTACTGTCTGCTTATAGGGGAAAGATATAACATTTAACCCATTCCCTGCCCTGCCTTAGGAAATAGATCACCGGTAATCTCTCCCCTACAGTATAGTGATCAGTGATCAGCCAGGAGATCTCAcaggaggaagtgatgtcactgtatATATCTTTACTATAGCATTACATTCTCCGTCCTGAGCACACAAATTAAGTAGGAGAAAAAGGAACATTAAATGTGGTAAATTTACAAAAGGTTTTAaaagtgaaaagtggtgatgttgtccacagcaaccaatcagattttgtctatcatttctctattgcatcctagaaaatgatagccataatctgattggttgatatgggcaacaccaCAACTtttcgggggtaattcagacctcatcgctaggctgcgttttctcacagcctgcgatcaggtctgaactgtgtatgcaccgcaatgcgcaggcgcgacggatcgcagtgacgggatggtgcgaaaaaaagcgagtcacgggcaatcgcaaggtgactgacaggaagagggcgtttgtgggtggcaagtgaccgttttcagggagtgtctggaaaaacgcaggtgtgtccaagcgttggaagggcgggtgtctgatgtcaattccggtcccggacaggctgatgtgatcgcagcggctgagtaagccctgggctgcgcaaagactgcactaaatcagtttgtacagctctgctacacatctgaTCACACACTtgaacagctaaaataccctcccgcagtgagcggtgactatctgatcgcagcgctgcaattagaccattcatttttagaacctttagtaaatttacccatttgTCTCCTTTTTGTTCTGTGTAGATGCAGTGACGTAACTAGCGAGGGTGTAGGcccggggtgcagctgctatggggcccgagctgcTTCCAGGGCCCGCTGCTCCTCCTGCACCCAGACATGGGCTGTCTCCAAGGGCTGCAGCTCCCCCCTTGCCCACGGCCCACGATAGCACCCCCTCCCATGCGGAGGATGCCTGCATCTGCTTGTATCATGTGAACACCGGGATAACACAAATCGCTATTCAGTTCTCCGGCTGTTCTGGATtgagcccagtgtctccaagctcaaGCCCCCTGCCAGCTGACCCGCGTAGACTGGTTCATGGTATGAGCCTGTTGGTTGCAATTAGGTTATCCACCCAGAGCGCAGAGGGAGGAGTCAGTAACGGGCTGTTACTGATGAAGAGAGGGAATCCTTAGAAGTGGTGGAATAATTTATGTTCAACCAAGATCTGTGATCGTCTGGCATGTTTATATGAACCGCCAGCATTGTACATGTTTTACCAATGATTGGTACACTGACAGTCTGCATGAATGCCCCCTATAAGCTCCACCCACTATGAATGCCCCCTATAAGCTCCACCCACTAGGTGTAAGTGTTCCTTCTATAGGTGGTCTCAGATTTCCGGGACAAGGTAGTGAGGGATGTGACCGACCAAACACTGGGCTGGGCACAGACCTTGGTCAGAGATACCTTCCCCAGCCATACTCTCCAGAAGAAGCCTGGGAGATAGCGAGCAGGTGGGGCTCGGGGCTGAACGTTCGGTGGCCTGGGCAGAACATATTATTGACTTTTACCTGCCAGAAAAAGAGGATGTAAGACACAGGGTGAGATGTTATATCCCTCACAGTACTGTGACTGCTAGCCACATGgctccatctgtgtggagtttgtatgtttcccCATGTttctgttcctttccactgggtacTCCGGCTTCTTCCCTACAGACCATAGATATACTGGGCGGAATTGTATGATGGTTCTATAACATTATTGTGTGATGGGTCTATAGGGGAATTGTATGATGGCCTTATGATGTTATTGTGTGTTGTTCCTATAGTGTTACTGTTTGATGGGCATATACCTTTATTGTGTGACGACCCTATAGTGTTATTGTATGATGGGCCTGTAGTGCTATTGTGTGACGGTCCTatagtgt encodes the following:
- the PEX11B gene encoding peroxisomal membrane protein 11B, which gives rise to MDSWVRFSGQSQAKERIIRAAQYACTLLGYSLQKSGASAELVATLKRLESHLSLGRKLFRLGNSVDALESAKRAIHLSDVVLRFCITVSHLNRAMYFGCDNILWLGKSGLSRELDQEKWSQRSFRYYLFSLIMNLSRDLYELKLLMEVEQGQKRPSSKASAENGEMSCRNRPPRQVLGLQLHLLLHVLRCNPPLLLDVVKNTCDLFIPLDKLGLYKTNPGFVGLCGLTSSILSILTIVHPWLKLKP